The following coding sequences lie in one Homalodisca vitripennis isolate AUS2020 chromosome X, UT_GWSS_2.1, whole genome shotgun sequence genomic window:
- the LOC124369005 gene encoding pyruvate dehydrogenase E1 component subunit beta, mitochondrial-like translates to MASLTSTRMFKKTVELISRRGFATTRATTAQQMTVRDALNSALDEEMERDERVFILGEEVAMYDGAYKVSRGLWKKYGDKRVIDTPITEIGFAGIAVGAAMAGLRPICEFMTFNFSMQAIDQVINSAAKTFYMSAGSVNVPIVFRGPNGAAAGVAAQHSQCFGAWYSHCPGLKVISPYNSEDCKGLLKAAIRDPDPVVFLENEILYGAQYPMSDEALSKDFVLPIGKAKIERPGKHITLVAHSKAVETSLDAAKELAGQGIEAEVINLRSLRPLDIETIGKSVMKTNHLITVEQGWPQCGMGSEICARIMESEVFYHLDSPVIRVTGVDIPMPYTKSLEIAALPQPSDIVTATKKVLGVK, encoded by the exons atgACGGTGAGAGATGCCCTCAATTCTGCTCTGGATGAAGAGATGGAACGAGACGAACGAGTGTTCATCCTTGGAGAGGAAGTGGCTATGTATGATGGAGCCTACAAGGTTTCTCGTGGGTTGTGGAAGAAATATGGCGACAAGCGTGTTATTGATACTCCCATCACTGAAATTGGCTTTGCGGGCATTGCTGTTGGAGCTGCTAtg GCTGGACTCAGGCCAATTTGTGAGTTTATGACATTCAACTTCTCGATGCAAGCTATAGACCAAGTCATCAACTCAGCTGCTAAGACATTTTATATGTCTGCTGGCTCC GTAAATGTCCCCATTGTTTTTCGAGGTCCTAACGGGGCAGCAGCAGGAGTGGCTGCTCAACATTCCCAGTGTTTTGGAGCATGGTATAGTCATTGCCCTGGCCTGAAG GTAATTTCACCATACAACTCTGAGGACTGCAAGGGGCTACTGAAAGCTGCCATCAGGGACCCTGACCCTGTGGTGTTCCTTGAAAATGAGATTCTGTATGGCGCTCAATATCCTATGTCTGATGAAGCTCTTTCAAAAGACTTTGTGCTTCCCATTGGAAAAGCCAAAATAGAACGACCAG GGAAGCACATAACATTAGTAGCTCACTCTAAAGCTGTGGAGACCAGTTTGGATGCAGCCAAGGAGTTAGCGGGCCAGGGCATCGAAGCTGAAGTGATCAACCTGAGATCTCTGCGACCTCTAGACATCGAAACTATTGGCAAATCGGTCATGAAAACTAACCATCTGATCACAGTAGAGCAGGGCTGGCCTCAGTGTGGCATGGGTTCCGAGATCTGTGCTAGGATTATGGAGA GTGAAGTTTTCTACCACCTGGACTCACCTGTTATTCGAGTGACGGGAGTGGACATTCCCATGCCCTACACGAAGAGTCTGGAGATTGCCGCCCTGCCCCAGCCATCCGATATTGTAACTGCTACGAAGAAGGTGCTCGGAGTGAAATGA